A genomic window from Levilactobacillus yonginensis includes:
- a CDS encoding leucine-rich repeat domain-containing protein — MYEQKWRSTKHFSYSSCKWLYAGATMVGLSAGMMLTGIVASANSAAPGDSESTPQTQVTSANQAASATPATPASSSENKQAGAGNQQSGENNTDQPVNGEVPDKDSSLSKGSDLSKETDQPTNPVQPENQSGKLPSSNFRSRMAAPEATKEAPLDTAVTAAPAVTPTTPTTQSELAYQLNDAGSGYILTGYKDAATAAASTAASLVIPDFYQGKPVTVVGTNAFNGAGLTAVTFGKNLQWIEAGAFENNLLKSIKLPDGVWSVGESAFAHNQLTTVDLNQVSAINAYAFSDNAITSLTIPENVTGIADYAFQNNAITKLALNQKVVSIGSGAFQNNQIQGQLVLPDALTLLGVQAFENNQLTGVTLDSGLTMLNTGVFANNQLTGTLVLPATITSVGDQAFTNNQLTDVQLNDNLTSIGTAAFAHNLIEKSLTLPSKLINLGDEAFWDNRLTEVTLNDQLTGIGSKTFADNQLKGTLNLPANILNIGTQAFANNQLTGLTGGVSLRTIEKEAFLDNNLTGSFTLSDQLTSIGESAFANNHLTQILGGAGLMTIEVNAFVNNELSGVLNLSNVLKSIGKSAFANNQLTGLTGGASLDTINDQAFANNQLQGTLTLADTLHDVGEYAFAYNDLTKLDLGDAVNSLADYSFAYNNLKEINASGKINTIGDYAFAGQRDLDDVKVYALVTNNGQTNTAVYHVREAIMKRLGLSNLDLAGLNFTDTDTQQMLNYDAATDTLTLPAGFIDGTFTVSLSTDSTDTGRYGVKNLTLVLNRYVIADVDIPSNLKDEGMGEWLVEIHADKVKAAGFVGKIVQVTVPVIDGWTVNKSTIEATVNPDGTITPNEGVIYTSKDDTKGEPTTPPGGDTGHTGDHSGTPTTPIDGDQTGDTGTTPVDPSGTPNAGDITDEPTVQVPIVIDDHKAAKITPVLYVPDWQHHQKGRPIDTEWLGQRVPQQWRASVKPTGRYPKNGVAAVKPMVASVPTGTVSTTVSSTRQAASTSKQVTLPQTSEQIGWWQALGVTLLSILGWLGLAKRKHES; from the coding sequence ATGTACGAACAAAAATGGCGGTCAACAAAACATTTCAGCTATTCAAGTTGCAAATGGTTATATGCCGGCGCAACCATGGTGGGTCTAAGTGCCGGTATGATGCTGACAGGAATTGTTGCCAGTGCTAACAGCGCTGCACCTGGTGATTCAGAGTCGACGCCACAAACCCAAGTTACATCAGCCAATCAAGCAGCAAGTGCCACCCCAGCGACGCCAGCTAGCTCTTCAGAAAATAAGCAGGCGGGAGCCGGTAATCAACAGAGTGGTGAGAATAACACGGACCAGCCAGTTAATGGCGAGGTCCCAGATAAGGATTCGAGTCTGTCTAAAGGCTCAGACCTTTCTAAAGAAACGGACCAGCCTACTAATCCGGTGCAACCAGAAAACCAGTCTGGCAAGTTACCGTCTTCGAACTTCCGGTCACGGATGGCGGCTCCCGAAGCAACTAAGGAAGCACCCTTGGATACGGCAGTTACAGCCGCACCAGCAGTCACGCCAACGACACCAACGACACAATCTGAATTAGCTTATCAGTTAAACGACGCTGGTTCGGGGTACATTTTGACGGGGTATAAGGACGCAGCGACTGCGGCGGCCTCTACCGCTGCCAGCTTAGTGATTCCAGACTTTTATCAAGGGAAGCCCGTGACGGTAGTTGGGACTAACGCTTTCAACGGAGCGGGACTGACTGCTGTAACGTTCGGCAAAAATCTGCAATGGATTGAAGCCGGCGCCTTTGAAAATAATCTGTTGAAATCAATTAAACTACCAGATGGTGTTTGGTCGGTTGGTGAAAGTGCGTTTGCTCATAATCAACTGACAACAGTTGATCTAAATCAAGTGAGCGCCATCAATGCGTACGCTTTTAGCGATAACGCCATTACAAGTTTGACGATTCCCGAAAATGTAACGGGAATCGCGGATTATGCTTTTCAGAACAATGCCATTACGAAGTTGGCTCTCAATCAGAAGGTCGTCTCAATCGGTAGTGGTGCCTTTCAGAATAATCAAATTCAAGGACAACTGGTGCTACCAGATGCGTTGACGCTGTTAGGTGTCCAGGCCTTTGAAAATAATCAGCTGACGGGCGTTACCTTGGATAGCGGCTTAACGATGCTGAACACCGGCGTTTTCGCCAATAACCAATTGACAGGAACGTTGGTCTTGCCAGCGACCATCACCAGCGTTGGTGACCAGGCGTTTACCAATAACCAGTTGACGGATGTTCAGCTAAACGATAACCTGACCTCAATTGGGACGGCAGCGTTTGCCCATAACCTTATCGAAAAGTCACTTACCTTACCAAGCAAGCTGATTAACCTCGGCGATGAAGCCTTTTGGGACAACCGATTAACGGAGGTCACCTTGAATGATCAGTTGACCGGGATTGGCAGCAAAACTTTTGCCGATAATCAACTGAAAGGTACACTCAATCTACCGGCCAATATTTTAAATATTGGGACGCAGGCGTTCGCCAACAATCAGTTGACTGGTTTAACGGGTGGCGTTAGTCTACGAACGATTGAAAAGGAAGCTTTTTTGGACAACAATCTGACCGGGTCGTTTACCCTTTCGGACCAGTTGACGAGTATTGGGGAATCAGCCTTTGCCAACAACCACTTGACTCAAATCTTGGGTGGGGCGGGTCTGATGACCATTGAAGTCAATGCGTTCGTAAATAATGAGTTAAGTGGTGTCTTGAACCTTTCCAATGTTTTGAAGAGCATTGGGAAATCGGCCTTTGCCAACAATCAATTGACCGGTTTAACCGGCGGGGCCAGTTTGGATACAATCAATGATCAGGCGTTTGCTAACAACCAGTTGCAGGGAACGTTGACGTTGGCGGATACGCTCCATGATGTCGGGGAATATGCTTTTGCGTACAACGACCTAACGAAGCTGGACTTGGGTGACGCGGTCAACAGTCTGGCGGATTACTCGTTTGCTTATAATAATCTCAAGGAAATCAATGCTAGTGGTAAGATCAATACGATTGGAGACTACGCGTTTGCCGGGCAACGAGACCTAGATGATGTTAAGGTGTACGCACTGGTGACCAACAACGGTCAAACCAATACAGCGGTCTATCATGTTCGTGAAGCGATTATGAAACGGTTAGGCCTGAGCAATCTCGACTTGGCTGGGTTAAATTTTACGGACACTGATACGCAACAGATGCTGAACTACGATGCGGCGACGGATACGCTGACCTTGCCCGCTGGGTTCATTGATGGCACGTTTACCGTCAGTCTAAGTACCGATAGTACTGATACCGGCCGGTACGGTGTGAAGAATCTGACTTTGGTTTTAAACCGTTACGTTATTGCTGATGTTGATATTCCAAGTAATTTGAAGGATGAAGGCATGGGTGAGTGGTTGGTCGAGATTCACGCCGATAAGGTTAAGGCTGCTGGCTTCGTGGGTAAAATCGTCCAGGTCACGGTACCTGTGATTGACGGGTGGACGGTCAACAAGTCGACAATTGAGGCAACGGTCAATCCGGATGGGACCATTACGCCGAATGAAGGTGTCATCTACACGTCGAAGGATGATACTAAGGGCGAGCCAACCACACCACCTGGTGGGGATACTGGTCATACTGGGGATCATTCCGGGACCCCAACGACACCGATTGATGGTGATCAGACTGGAGATACTGGCACGACACCGGTAGACCCAAGCGGGACACCAAATGCGGGTGACATAACTGATGAACCAACCGTTCAGGTACCCATCGTGATCGACGACCACAAGGCTGCTAAGATTACGCCAGTGCTCTACGTTCCTGACTGGCAGCATCATCAAAAGGGACGGCCAATTGATACTGAATGGTTGGGGCAACGGGTACCACAGCAATGGCGAGCAAGTGTCAAGCCGACTGGGCGCTACCCAAAAAATGGTGTTGCAGCGGTCAAGCCAATGGTGGCATCGGTGCCTACGGGAACCGTTTCGACGACCGTGTCTTCCACTCGGCAGGCGGCAAGTACTAGCAAACAGGTCACGTTACCGCAGACCAGTGAGCAAATTGGCTGGTGGCAAGCGTTAGGTGTCACGTTGCTTAGCATCTTAGGCTGGCTGGGTTTAGCTAAACGGAAGCACGAGTCGTAA
- a CDS encoding metallophosphoesterase: MISDLHLDSNHQDAHTVARQQAVYLQQQQVGVYLIAGDITNHFSRSLAFTQDLQRQLAPARVKFVAGNHDMVHDISYAGLESPQGPTYLHRGYLDVPGTNWRIIGNNGWYDYLFADNLTDRNFLTWKRAFWVDAAITQPMTDPERMDEVLAQVEEQLWAAQQAGKRVLFITHFVPRRDYIKITDDDRFWNMANALLGSPRLGDLLTKYHVAITQFGHVHRHFAPRHLAGTTYYDQAVGYRNKRFNEWSQPDYMTEWQQRLRILDLK, translated from the coding sequence ATGATCAGTGACTTGCATTTAGACAGCAACCATCAAGACGCGCATACCGTGGCTCGGCAGCAGGCAGTTTATCTGCAGCAGCAACAGGTTGGCGTTTATCTGATTGCAGGTGATATCACCAATCATTTTTCTCGGTCGTTAGCGTTTACTCAGGACTTACAGAGACAATTAGCACCGGCTCGTGTGAAATTTGTTGCAGGCAATCATGATATGGTCCATGACATCTCGTATGCGGGCTTAGAATCGCCTCAGGGGCCAACTTACCTTCATCGTGGGTATTTAGACGTACCAGGGACAAACTGGCGGATAATTGGTAATAACGGCTGGTATGACTATCTATTTGCCGACAATCTGACTGACAGGAACTTTTTAACCTGGAAACGGGCGTTCTGGGTCGATGCTGCCATTACTCAACCGATGACGGATCCCGAACGAATGGATGAAGTGTTGGCTCAGGTTGAAGAGCAGTTATGGGCGGCACAGCAAGCAGGCAAACGGGTATTATTCATAACACATTTTGTTCCGCGCCGTGACTACATCAAAATTACCGATGATGATCGTTTCTGGAACATGGCCAACGCGCTGTTGGGCAGTCCTCGGTTAGGAGACTTATTGACCAAGTATCACGTGGCAATCACACAATTTGGCCACGTCCATCGGCATTTTGCTCCGCGCCATCTTGCTGGAACAACTTATTACGATCAAGCGGTCGGCTATCGGAACAAGCGGTTTAATGAATGGTCCCAGCCAGATTACATGACTGAGTGGCAGCAACGATTAAGAATTTTAGACTTAAAATGA
- a CDS encoding peptide MFS transporter: protein MNNKPESTSQDRTFFGQPRGLSTLFFTEMWERFSYYGMRAILIYYMYYSVTKGGLGFDKTTAASVMSIYGSMVYLSSVLGGYLSDRVWGSRRTVFIGGVLIMFGHIALSVPAGSIALFISILLIVLGTGLLKPNVSEMVGGLYDAGDTRRDAGFTIFVFGINLGSLVAPMLVGWLGLKYNFHLGFSLAAIGMFLGLVQYWLGGNKYLSKDSLYPSDPLEPGDMKKLTVRGSVGLVAFALIVVLMYLLGSLNLNNFVLLLSIIALAAPVVYFVIFLTSKKVTPTERKHVWAYLGLFIAAMIFWAIEEQGSSVLALFAANQTNNHFMGIHILPAWYQMLNPLFILIYTPFFAALWNRWGKKQPSSPAKFATGMLFAGASYLIMVIPVTMFGTGARISPLWLVGSWAVVEIAELLISPIGLSVTTKLAPKAFQSQMMSMWFLADAAGQAVNSQIVKFYTPGNEGNYFLGVAIVAIVAGLIMFALVKPIKNLMAGIK from the coding sequence TTGAATAACAAACCGGAATCAACCAGCCAGGACCGAACATTCTTCGGCCAACCTCGCGGGTTATCAACCTTGTTCTTCACAGAAATGTGGGAACGGTTCAGTTACTATGGGATGCGTGCCATCCTTATTTACTACATGTATTACTCTGTTACTAAAGGTGGTTTAGGCTTTGACAAGACGACCGCTGCTTCAGTGATGTCCATTTACGGGTCAATGGTTTACTTATCCTCAGTGTTGGGTGGGTACCTTAGTGATCGTGTTTGGGGTAGTCGGCGGACTGTGTTCATTGGTGGGGTTCTCATCATGTTTGGGCACATCGCGTTGTCCGTTCCTGCTGGGAGCATTGCCTTGTTTATTTCAATCCTATTGATTGTCTTAGGGACTGGGCTGTTGAAGCCAAACGTTTCTGAAATGGTTGGGGGGCTGTACGATGCAGGGGATACCCGTCGAGACGCCGGTTTTACCATCTTTGTCTTCGGGATCAATTTAGGGTCGTTAGTGGCACCAATGTTAGTTGGTTGGCTCGGGTTGAAGTACAACTTCCACCTTGGGTTCTCATTAGCTGCTATCGGGATGTTCCTTGGACTGGTTCAATACTGGCTTGGTGGTAACAAGTATCTGAGTAAGGATAGCTTGTACCCAAGTGACCCATTGGAACCAGGTGATATGAAGAAGCTGACTGTTCGGGGCTCCGTCGGATTAGTTGCTTTTGCCTTAATCGTTGTTCTGATGTACTTATTGGGTTCATTGAACTTAAATAACTTTGTGCTGCTGTTGTCGATTATCGCGCTTGCTGCACCAGTTGTTTACTTTGTCATCTTCTTAACTAGTAAAAAAGTTACACCGACTGAACGGAAGCACGTTTGGGCTTACTTGGGCCTGTTTATCGCCGCGATGATTTTCTGGGCAATTGAAGAACAGGGGTCATCCGTGTTGGCACTGTTCGCAGCGAACCAAACGAATAACCACTTTATGGGGATTCATATCTTGCCAGCTTGGTATCAGATGTTAAACCCACTGTTTATCTTGATTTACACGCCATTCTTTGCTGCTTTGTGGAACCGTTGGGGTAAGAAGCAGCCAAGTTCTCCAGCTAAGTTTGCAACTGGTATGTTATTTGCCGGGGCATCTTACTTAATCATGGTGATTCCAGTCACGATGTTCGGGACTGGTGCTCGAATCAGCCCACTCTGGTTGGTTGGTAGCTGGGCAGTTGTTGAAATTGCTGAATTGCTGATTTCACCAATTGGGTTGTCCGTGACGACCAAGTTAGCACCTAAGGCTTTCCAATCTCAAATGATGAGTATGTGGTTCTTGGCTGATGCCGCTGGGCAAGCTGTGAACTCACAAATCGTTAAGTTTTACACGCCAGGTAATGAAGGAAACTACTTCTTGGGCGTGGCGATTGTAGCCATCGTTGCCGGATTAATTATGTTTGCCTTGGTTAAACCAATTAAGAATTTGATGGCTGGGATTAAATAG
- a CDS encoding cellobiose PTS IIC subunit: MKNVLLLSGKENSSRLFLGEAKRVAETRHLSLAFTASTVDDLTADMLAEQDLVLLAPQAADFVETAALHTQVPTALIPNDIYGWLNGQALVKFACKQLDLASMPA; the protein is encoded by the coding sequence ATGAAGAATGTTCTATTATTATCCGGTAAAGAAAATTCAAGTCGACTGTTTTTAGGTGAAGCTAAACGGGTTGCCGAGACCCGTCACTTGTCTTTGGCCTTCACGGCCAGCACTGTTGATGATTTGACAGCTGACATGCTGGCGGAACAGGACTTGGTTTTGCTGGCCCCACAAGCTGCTGATTTTGTTGAAACTGCAGCACTCCATACTCAAGTACCGACGGCTTTGATTCCCAATGATATCTATGGTTGGTTGAATGGCCAGGCCCTGGTTAAATTCGCTTGCAAGCAATTAGACCTAGCTTCAATGCCTGCTTAA